gggcccccacaaatcttatgtaccaaaaccaactttttttgtacattttggggcccccacataccgttggccccggggcccccttccggctaaatccggtcctgtACATGGTTCTgcatcacctttgcgtacaaccgtacattgggctgcacctttgagctTTTATATCGTTTTACAATCGATTTCACTAATTCAAATTAAACTAATATAAACAGCATATGGTGAATCACTTCTGGGGGTGACTGATTCTTAAAGAACGTCTCTCAAATAATTGGTCTTAAAGCTTGCCTCAACTCGGTATGGCTACTGATCCACTCACTGAAAGGCATTAGTAATGATGCTAATGTTTCATTTTACATGACCTGACTGAAGTAGATTTGCTTCCAAATAGTTGCATGTTACATATGCGCAAAACAGCTATTAATATACATTTTTTAGGTTTCATAACGAAAATGCGCTTCTGTTAGGTTTCCAGTAAGGAACcaaaaaagaaattaataaaatctATTTAATTATGATTTTTATACATTATTAGGGTTGAGTAGAAACAAACGTGGTACCTAATCACTTCTATGATATTCCAGTGTGCACATTGAACGAAAATTTGAAGGTTCAGAGCTCTCGCAAGAGCCTGCATCTGATTATTTTCGAAAGGCGTATTTCCACTACAAACCTTTCAACAGGCTGATGTACGCGCCGTAACAGCAACAGCTCCAGCAAAAGGTAGGGAATCCTTGTTTCGTATTTCTCattaaaatattcattattacAGCAAATATAAgtgaaaatgtaataaatattGACTCAATATGAAGGATAGAGTAAAACCTACCTTATTCACACAAATTTCGCAAAGCTCCTATGCTTTTGAAAGAATAGCGTAAGAACCAGGTTTGGTGAATATAACCAGGATGGAAATCCGCCATTTTTTAAGTATCTCAAAATAACTGTTACTgatagaaaatattatttttttcattactatGGGCTAGTTTGCACCATATTCTATGCATTCAAACGAAAAactgcaatgtttacattttggctgttccgcccttttcaaatgttggtctagaattattacgagagagctttcgttctatcTGGGATGCAGGgcgaaattcaacaaaacaaaactgacaagcgtcacgctctctttgccaaagagaaaattctctctgttttcatttcgtttcgtagttgacagtcatgctctttctgtcgcagcagggtcgaatgcatgttagatggaaatcttctgagcgctgaagaataactcggattgtgatggttttgtggaaagcattttatatgatgaaaaataatgatgataaatatttattctccacttattcaacatgaaatgtttaaaaaacagatgctctctagaattaacatgaagtatttaacttaaacctagatttaatagaacaaatcgaataaattttcaaagttcaagggccaatgcggaagacaatttaaaacgtaggaatggttgtaaaacgaatatatttgatgaataaacatgatttcataaattgtttcaattctgctccttgaatggcttaatatactttggatttcaacatttttcacgtgggacaactgtacgatttgaatgggatgtatatataaagtagaataaccttaaataaaacatggattggtaaagcattaattcatccaaaatccagtttaaattatatcacattcacacgattcgattttgttagaagctgtatcattgattgtcgagtagaacgcaatggttcagtttccattttcgaaaaaaaattaaattgctgagttgcccttcatacatggagatactggtggaaatacattttaattcgaaaatatttcttgaaaattggtccaatcgtcctttttttatttatttgtgataattcccaaaagtatctaaatttttctatcaaatctccgttcgatcatagtatagaatcaaaatactttctaaacttaaaaataaattgaggaatagtctgattccccgaagaacggcgcacctaACTAAttaatgtagcttcgctcattatccttaatgagagcttcaaatattcttcgaaaatcccctttcatattttttttaaaatatttttttccgtagaaattttgttcagaaaaaaatgttcgattgtcaccacacaaatgcttgatttcgcaaattaaattttaaaactctccttgaattcaaccctgtattagcgtgcaaatgaggaaacatggaaacgtcaagatatattatcttgctgcagtctgaacacctcgtaataattggataccctctcacttaacaaagtcataaatagcccaatctgaataggctattacggTATTATTCGAGAGATTGTGGTTGTAAAGGAAGAAATATACGTTTTGATGCGTACATGCTCTACAACGTGGTTTAACGAATTTCTTCAAGCTTACGAAGTTGAAGTAACTACTAGTGATGTACTAGTCCCACTGGAAGAATGCTTTATACATACGACATATTCATTTTGGTCTACAGTAAATGATCTAAAAATACATTTCAAGACGATTTTATAACCGTGATTATTAGGTACACTCCAATCATTTGCTTTTGGTTATAATATACAAAATTATTAAGCATCGTTCATCATGATTTacagaaaaagaagaaatcGACGACTTACCAACATTCATGGCTTTGAACGAACGAGACTTTAATAAAATGAATTTGAGCACGAAAATGATTAAACTAATCGAAAAACTACAACATAACAACGTTGAAGCTGTGGATACCATGTATGAGGAATTCATTGAAGAAGACGACATTTTGACCGAAGAAGTCATACAGACTGAAGCGTTGATTGATCCAAACAACCCTTATCACGGCATTAATCTTGAGGAGGTGAGTTCTTATTTGACTTTGTTAAAGTGATGACGTGATTGCCCAAACGTGTAAATTCAACAGACTATTCACATTGatcgaatttttgaaagaaccaTCGAAGGAGCAGCAATACAGGAACTACTGCGAGAGGGAGCACGAATTAAAGAAACGGACTTGAAGCgcataaataatttattatgcGAATGCTTGAAATCTTTGCACGGATGGTGAGTAAACGatagttgaaatatttttttcattatatgtatatatatactTTAAATTCACAACTTTTCAAATACATCACAATCTTTTTTTCTTATAGTCGACCGACAAACTATCATAAAAATCAAATCGCTTTGTCACTGGTACAGTCATACCCTATCCTGGCAACGACGAGTCCTGATACACCTCAGGTATAATGCAACATTGTAACTTAATCCAAATAACGAACACTTtctcaattttgttttcaaggCACTGTGGTTTCATGCCCATGCACGGGGTGTGAATCGTCATGCCGGTAGAATCCACCACCGTATGGAATACTTGGCTAGAAAATCCGGAGAACGAGTTATCAAACGTCGGAGGATCGAATCAAATTCATCGATGCAGAATATTTCGCTTTTGGAACAGTCTTGCCCTGTGGATATTCAATCACTGGTACATCTAAAAACAAGTACAGGACAATTcagtaccaaattttcaaaacgacttatctgcttttgtaaacaaagattcaaacgtcgatttaacGAAACTGATAGCAGTCCCACGCAAATCAGCACCATCAACACGTAGGGGAATGCTTCGGCTACCGGTCttcgtttacaaaagcagataagtcgttttgaaaatttggtactgAATTTTAAATTGTAAACTCATATATTTCCCACTTTCAGATCCAAGAATTGAAATTCATCATATCGACTCAAACGAATAAAGCCCGTTTGATTGAGGTATGGACCGCTACCTTTGCCGATCGCTAGCGCTCACGTCTGGAGAACAAGTTCAGCGACTATTTGAAGGATTTCCCGGTGTTAACAGCGTACGACGGAGAGCTGATAAGGGACCGtgcacatattacgtaagcacttatggggggagggggggtcggtcaatatcttacgcgccatataaataaaaaatcttttgtatggaaaaaatcttacatggggggagggggggtcttaAAACcgagaaaaattgcttacgtaataagtgtacggcccctaagcaCCTACGTTTTAAACAAACActgttttgaaaaatgttgagGATGACTAGTTTCACGAGTTTCACTGCCGGTACACATTAATGTTATGTTGTTTACGTACTAACTTGTAAAGACAAACACAAactgttccaattggaattcctAATTGACTGTCAGTATCATTCAGTATACAAGACAGCTGTCATTCCAATAAATCACGCGTAACATTTGGCAAGGGTTTCATATACTTTCCGCGAATCAATATAACAGTATAATGTTTGTTTCTATTAATTTAAATTGCGGGTTGCTATTGAATACCGTATTATCATTTTCGTTAATTGTAATAAAAAGATTAGATAATTAAAAATGAGATAGTGTCACTATTGAGATATTGTGTTCGCTGTCATCATGGTTATTCCAAAGTAGCAAAAGATGTACaaagatgtttttttatttttatttttacatgCACTTTAGTAGTAGGCTGAAACCCTTCAGGAAAaataccgccgcgctttctgcaatgggtgaatagcattgcggtgtatcgtttggcgcttccgtacctttcgacagtgaTTCGCCGTATGAAGTTTTGTACaagtattgtcagattttctggatatgatccaatgcgcggcgtttgtaattcgctttgacgcagccgcgctgttgccatctagcggcgacggacgtgtgcgtgaaatcactgtttttcaacatggtgaagtataggaagtatgttttaaaatgttattaacagtgatatgttgaaaacttttaaatacgtagggttagaattttgaaaaactacatgttaggctccttttctacacatgtttttgacgtaggacttacgtctttctttactatactgggtgtcatttagatttttggaaatcgagagcgttacgctggaagggaagattttgaacgctactagcgcctttatctttcgatggatttttaagatttatatatcaatcgactcggacactctccagcaatttgcctatttcattgaaacttaagattattaacgatgagctattgaaaatttcaattcttgtcaaagccagtacaAATTTCATATGTAGTCAATCTCGTGCATACCTAACacagacatcagaatgcggtatgtcaatgcctgccgtgtgcgagtcattacaatggcagcagcgcgtactgacgtgctttttgctcgcgcattttttgtttcgttcgTTCTTTCGCTGTATACCtgcacagcgacagcatgcagtcaccagcggtagaactgccggtagGTCtgagaatatgcatgaaagaagtgggcgcatttttttgtcattctgtgcttgatgatggtcagATGCAGTGGTAtcggatgcaatcgcccatcgcatcgctctgaactcacggctagaggccgatgatggctgaggcagcgagggcagcggtggtggatggagaagaagaaaattagagagatttggtctgctcatccacgaaaagtgattggtttcataatccacatgatcccgggatgggtacgagtcatgtcatatgactgaccatatgttaagttgtgcttggtgcTAAACGACGCGTAGATttaaacatggttatactataacagttctgattccccagcaaaaaataaatcaactacactgatgaaaataaaaatttgataattactttcatttatttgcagaaggcattagcaagtaaagatgcacaatcagcaatagtgttgatatccattttagattagaaaatttcgctgtattacatgtaaatcattttaaaaaaatccgctaaaaataatttccaaataaacttaATAAACAaatatcttattctttgtttttctatttctgagaaattgtatgattaaatttgacgtagactcggagtttggaatcaaaacattaaaaaaaatttccttggTGTGTTAGCaatacctcctctattttagtagagttactgctccttgacttgtttcttattgtattgattttttcagcagtaagcacgcatgtaagcaaaaagaagcaacggaattggtgctgtatttctttgtatgGAAAACAGGATAGTTCCcccaaaatagcacattttgtccatatttgaaaattttataaatagaatttttaaacttcaaatactatcatcaataagaaatctataaatgccctacatttgcttgagtaaataagggcttaaaagttagaaacaaagcaattctaattatgtatttaattattagttttatttccagaagttttgaatacacaaattgctaataattctacacagcatggaagttgtcgtttccaatatcaatactataaTAAAACTTCATAGATCCTAAAGTTAgtagttaaatgtaaatacgctaCGTTtttacaagtcctacgtctactcgcggttatgttgaaaacattacccattgctcgttttttaacaaaataatttcgtgttactttcgtgttacctatataaaattaaattaaatttctaacccaaaaaagtaaacaattttaagctaaaatgcgttttaacgctttaataagcattttaaaattgacgttcTATATCACTTGCTGggagaaataaaaaagcatcagccggcccccattttgttttctcgctttcgtcagggccaatgttcgcaaattggtacttgcacaaaacttcacgcggagaatgactgtcgaaaggtacggccgcgccaaacgatacaccgcaatgctgtTCACCcctaagaatcaagtaaacggggtgcaaaaagcgcggcggtacctttcctgaaggatacgccgcgtgcaattttgaaaaaaatcaggcaATATATCCATTTAGGAACATTACCGCAAAGTGTATTCACATCTAAGAGAATCTgacaaaattaataaataatcaTTCTTATTCTCGTTCTCATTCAACTTGTGTTTGatgtaaaatgtaaaattaaTTGTCTCTAAATGTGTGTTTTTACAGATCAGTATTGATTACGTCAAGCTGAAGTCCGCTGCCGCACCTTTCTGGGACAATTGGAACCATATTGAAGCAAAAGTTTTGGAGCAATACCAAAACCTCTACAAGGACATGAAATTTGGTAAATGGTGTTCTGAATTTGGTAGGCAATATATCTAACATACTATGtcttaaattttagattttattcGAGCTTTGTCGATAATTCGCATGAAGAACCCATCCCGAGGTTCcaaaagaaagaaagataaCTCCGAGAAAAATGATCCCTTATCAGGCATCGTAGAATGGATTAAGGTAATGCAAAATATGAAACTATATAAAAATTGGCTCTAATTTTTTGTATCTTTTCTTTTAATTCATTTAGTTGGAAGATGAGCCACCACAAATGGATTCAGCGATTCCCATTTTGTTCGTTCGGGGCGAGCAATTTGAGTCCAGTCATCCAGGACTGTTTTATACGATGGAATGAGTAGTAATGAACTTTAAAAGTATGTCCGAAATTACTCATTCTATTGATTCAATCAATAAATAAGCATTCAATAAACAATCTGATATTTCaacttttatttgaatataattttcaataaaatttacaATCCACTTTGTAAGCATTGACGAACATTCCGTAATAATTTGACAGCTATATTTCTGGTCGCGATACAGGCCGTTCGGTAATGCGAACTTTTACCGGAAACATTACCGAGCGCTCAGCGGTTTAGATTTCGGTAAAAATATTACCGAAGTCGGTGATAATTTCTAAGTGTGTAGCAGTCCGGATCTTGATCCGTTGGGTTATACGATTGGGGCGTATGTTGGACCACGAGTTTCTCTACCGTCACCCTTGCCACCTCTTCGTCGTCTGCTTCTACCCTCGCTAATAGCAGACAATAATGGATTGGGCCATGGTGCAGGTATCAGTCTGTCGAAGCAGGCGAAAGGACGCTTGTCATGTCCAGCTGCTTACCCTATAGAACCCTTACTTATACACCTTCGCCCAGAACTTCTTGGATTAGCGCTCCATATGAGGTACCGTCCGCATAGGAGCCCTTCCCAagggggcgattcaaatatgacgtccactcctttttgagatttctaggcccccctccccccattgtcgcgcttttttgtatacctaatatatgtagtgtcacaaaatctcaaactcccctaaaacctgtgacataaTTGTTAAACGACCTCTAcgacgaggatcatctcgcccattaTCGTTCGCCTAGTTCTACGAACTTCTCCACCGAGGTTGGCCAGCTTCTCAGGCCTAAACCAGAGAATCTAAAATCCATGGTTGGATCGACCTAGTCTTCGACGAAACCAGATGAAATGGATGGCAAAGAGGCTGCATACAAGAGGAACCGAAAGCATAGATGATCAAGTACATACCTGTACCTATAATAGTGCAAACCGCAAATGGAGTACCGCAACCGTACCGGGTAGCGGTGTATTAGACGTTGGTAAAGCAGAAAGTTTTGTATATCTCTAATTTACAATAGCGTTACAATAATTGATTTgtttttcttaaataattttcattcGGGTTGCCACGATTACTAAGAAAACTTCTGTCACTGATAGGGTACATCCCTCAGGCCTCTATGTTGTTGAAACTGAtagattatttttgaaaaagatatatttttaaTGTAGGTCTAGCTAGATACAAGTGTTGCCAAAACCTGTACACTCATTATACACGCAACCTGATGACCAGAACATGCAACATTCATGCATAATCAGAGCTTGAAAGTATATAATTCTCAGATATTATATTTGGATTATTAGTGTTTTTATTACTTGCAGATTTGCGTTTTGCagaaatatgattaatttatccaCTAGTCAATGCTCTTTCCAtcgaaatattcaaataattcacATATTTGTTTCTTTAAAAACACTAAAGAGCCCACGATATTTTCGATTTGTTGATTGAGATATAGAAAAAAGTTCTTTGTTCGCTGTCTCACACATGCAGAAATATTTAGTAAATTAACGTTTATTTTGATTCACATATTTGAAGCATGAAAAAAATGCAGCAACAGGGTCGAATAATTTTGCATTGAAGGCACACTTCGATAATTTTGTTACCGAACCGAGGCTACGTTGGAGGTTGGAATGTGTTATTCTTAGAGTTGGCGTTCAAAGACCTGCTCAACTTGATTGCAATAAGTCTAACGATCAAAAATTTCCTCGCAGACTTTCCAAAGCTTCTTCCAAAGTTTAAAAACAATGTTCAACTAATTCAACGCGAATATAATACCCTGCTTTTCCTATTATGAAATCGTGAATCACACTGATTGCCCGTTCTGCATCATATCGACACGGGCTTGTAAAAATTTGTGCGATCCTTTATTGCTTGTCAGTCGTTCGGCATTTCCAATAATACGTGACCAGAAAAATGTCGGTACTGTTGTGCTGGCTGCCACGGCACAATGCCACACGGTTCCGCGAAGTTAGTCtcagttttccacaaaagaATGTCCAAAGCGAACTGCCCATTTCGGGGAACGATTCAATGCTGGTGTTGTGTTGCTATGTTCATTTGATACATGCCCATAAGGCAATACACCTTGCCTCGGAGTCAGCATGGTGCGGGGGTGGGGGTCACGTTAGTTGGTGCTTCCTGCCAACGATTACCACGCTGTTGAGTTTGGCGGTTTGGGTTTCTATTAGGTAGCTGGAGTGAGTGCTTGTTCACGGCACCGACTTCGAGTGGGTGAAAGGCCCAAACAAGCGGCAGTTAGCTCACTGCTACTTCCGCCCGAGCTTTGAATATTGGCCGTGCTTCGGAACAATGAACACTACAAAAGGGAGCAAAAACCAGACCGTGGATTGATATCGCTTGTTGGCGGTTGAGTCCTTTGAATGTGCCGGTGCCGTGTATTGCGAGGAAACAGAATGAGTAGTAAGAGAAATATGGATTAAGGGTACGGTTTATCGCAACAAAAGGTTCGAGTCGGCTGTTTTGTTAGAGAATTTATAATGGTGGCTGGGCTATAATCAGTGACATTGCAATTGTTTTCTTTGCCGTCATATACAGTTCATTGGAAGGGACTTTGAACTTTTGATTACCTCAAATGACAAAAGATCAGTCCCCGTATGAACAACATAAATTGTTGgatcaaaaatttcttttgtcCATTCGGTTCCACAAAAACAGGTTTGCTCAAACAGTCATAAATATGGAATGGACGTATCACAAAAAGCATGAATTAAACATTCGCATTGGTCCAGCAGCGATCCCCCTAACCCAAAATTTACAACCGTTTTTTGGAACACAACACAAGCAAACATTTCCCTGAAGACCAGCCTCGAAAAGTTTATCGCGCGTGGACGATCCATGTCGGGAGCAACTTTAGCTCGTTTGAATCGCTGCTGCCGAACTTCCCATTTAAGGATTCCGGAAGGGCGGACGTGATAAGCTGGGGGGTGAGCTGTTGAGCGTTCAACTTTGACTTCTATTCCGTCCCCTGAGCACGGGCACAAACACACAAACCCTCACACTCATATGTTCATCCAACCACACAAGTTTAtgtaggaagccttctttctacGGCTCGGCAATCAGCAGGGAGGCAAAAGTTGCGTTTGATGTGCTGCAAAGACAAGTGTTGGCCCGTTTTCCGCTTCAGTTCCTGTCCTGGCAGCAGAATGGTTCTCCCGGTGGCGAGGATTTTTGGCCCAATGCGCTTGACAAGAGAACGCTTTAGATGCCGTTTGCCTTCACCATTTGGGGACCTGATGGAATTAAGTTTTTTGGTATATGTCTTCACTTTGTTGCAGGACTTCTGCACATGGGATTTTCCGTCAAGTCCGAGCTGTGAACCAATATTTTATATACAAAATCCCAATGTTTATTCATTTAGGGCattcaaaatataataaaaaaaaatttggcctctCAGAATTCGACGTTCAAAATTTAGaattcaaaattagaaaaacgaaattcaaaattcaaatttcaaaatttccaatttcaaattccaaattccaaaattccaaaattccaaaattccgaaattccaaaattccaaaattccaaaattccaaaattccaaaattccaaaattccaaaattccaaaattccaaaattccaaaattccgaaattccaaaatt
The nucleotide sequence above comes from Armigeres subalbatus isolate Guangzhou_Male chromosome 3, GZ_Asu_2, whole genome shotgun sequence. Encoded proteins:
- the LOC134219111 gene encoding LOW QUALITY PROTEIN: uncharacterized protein LOC134219111 (The sequence of the model RefSeq protein was modified relative to this genomic sequence to represent the inferred CDS: deleted 1 base in 1 codon), which produces MIKLIEKLQHNNVEAVDTMYEEFIEEDDILTEEVIQTEALIDPNNPYHGINLEETIHIDRIFERTIEGAAIQELLREGARIKETDLKRINNLLCECLKSLHGCRPTNYHKNQIALSLVQSYPILATTSPDTPQALWFHAHARGVNRHAGRIHHRMEYLARKSGERVIKRRRIESNSSMQNISLLEQSCPVDIQSLIQELKFIISTQTNKARLIELIVSKCVFLQISIDYVKLKSAAAPFWDNWNHIEAKVLEQYQNLYKDMKFDFIRALSIIRMKNPSRGSKRKKDNSEKNDPLSGIVEWIKLEDEPPQMDSAIPILFVRGEQFESSIQDCFIRWNEYPIRLVFNGKQSNRTLRRMQPGKQIGWGHVSSEELEVVAKALKVKKAPGPDGIPNVALRTALLAFPDMFRTVMQKCLEEGNFPDRWKIQKLVLLPKPGEPPGDPTSYRPICLLDTLGKLLERLILNRLSKYTEGERGLSNMQFGFRKGTSTVDAVRAVIQRAEMASKQKRRGGRYCAVVTIDVKNAFNSASWKAIAEALHSMRVPAYLCRILKSYFENRVLTYETNIGQRSIRVTAGVPQGSILGPILWNAMYNGILTLKLPKGVVIVGFADDVVLSITGENLEEVEMLAAETIDIFENWMASVSLQLAHHKTEV